A single window of Sporosarcina sp. FSL W7-1349 DNA harbors:
- the priA gene encoding primosomal protein N' produces the protein MIAEVIVDVAAYPIDRPFDYLVPPNWESAVEPGSRVKVPFGPRKVLGYITGLKSESDLDMTKLKPIDELIDLEPVISKEMLHLAKWLANETLSYEIDALQVMMPAAMRAKYEKFIVVEREEFINDEGFAKLIAGRKRIPMKEAVASGFVNLLKRYVESGAIVVDTIVRQQTAMKKERAVRIADTETLLKIRETIHANAKKQAELLDWMLTQAGKTVWAKDLLEQSRIQPAVLKAVIEKGAATETMEEVYREPVAPQLKDTPVPLSLTEEQRHAVDAVAASMDRGQSKTFLLHGVTGSGKTEVYLQAIKRVLEKGQEAIVLVPEISLTPQMTSRFIERFGSLVAVMHSGLSAGEKYDEWRKISRGEVKVVVGARSAIFAPFENLGIIILDEEHESSYKQEEPPRYHARDVAIKRAEYYGCPVILGSATPSLESYARASKGVYTLLTLSHRAKRQAMPTVTVVDMREELKTGNRSMFSVPLAEAIRQRLERREQIVLFLNKRGFSSFVLCRDCGTVVECPNCDISLTYHRAHEQLKCHYCGHEERVPLQCPQCESEHIRFFGTGTQKAEEEIAKLFPEARVLRMDVDTTRQKGSHERLLRQFSEGKADILLGTQMIAKGLDFPRITLVGVLAADTTLHLADFRAAEKTFQLMTQVSGRAGRHDLPGEVFIQTYSPEHYAIDLSKTQKYEPFYQLEMAARKQYGYPPFYYITLVQFSHEDVLKVADFADKGARFLRDNLSPETVIIGPTAAAISRVNNRYRYQCLIKYKKEPKLIETLQQLIRYYRTDWIKSGLTMTVDVEPTSIF, from the coding sequence ATGATCGCTGAAGTGATTGTCGATGTGGCAGCGTATCCGATTGATCGGCCTTTCGATTATCTGGTCCCCCCGAATTGGGAATCGGCGGTCGAACCGGGTTCCCGAGTTAAAGTGCCGTTCGGTCCACGGAAGGTGCTTGGCTATATAACCGGATTGAAGTCGGAAAGCGATTTGGATATGACAAAGTTGAAACCGATCGATGAATTGATCGATTTGGAGCCGGTCATCTCAAAAGAAATGCTTCATTTGGCAAAATGGCTGGCAAATGAAACACTCTCTTATGAAATCGATGCCCTTCAAGTGATGATGCCTGCCGCGATGCGAGCGAAATATGAAAAATTCATCGTCGTCGAACGGGAAGAGTTCATTAACGACGAAGGGTTTGCGAAGCTCATTGCGGGCCGGAAGAGGATTCCGATGAAGGAGGCGGTGGCATCCGGATTTGTGAATCTATTAAAGAGATACGTTGAGTCGGGCGCAATCGTTGTCGATACGATTGTCCGCCAACAGACTGCGATGAAAAAAGAGCGTGCCGTCCGGATAGCGGATACCGAAACGCTCTTGAAAATACGGGAGACCATCCATGCGAACGCAAAAAAACAAGCCGAACTGCTAGATTGGATGCTGACGCAGGCAGGGAAAACGGTGTGGGCGAAAGATCTTCTGGAGCAATCTCGCATCCAGCCGGCCGTACTGAAAGCGGTCATTGAAAAAGGTGCGGCGACGGAAACAATGGAAGAAGTATACCGGGAACCGGTCGCTCCCCAGTTGAAAGATACTCCTGTCCCGCTCTCCCTGACAGAGGAGCAACGCCATGCCGTCGATGCGGTGGCGGCCTCCATGGATAGAGGACAATCGAAAACGTTCCTCCTTCATGGTGTGACGGGAAGCGGGAAAACGGAAGTCTATCTGCAGGCGATCAAGCGGGTGCTGGAAAAAGGGCAGGAAGCGATCGTCCTCGTTCCCGAAATTTCATTGACCCCACAAATGACATCCCGCTTCATCGAGCGATTCGGTTCGTTGGTCGCCGTCATGCACAGCGGCTTGTCCGCGGGAGAAAAATATGATGAATGGCGGAAAATCAGCCGGGGCGAAGTGAAAGTCGTAGTCGGAGCGAGATCCGCCATTTTTGCCCCTTTTGAGAACTTGGGCATCATCATTCTGGATGAAGAACATGAATCATCGTACAAACAGGAAGAGCCACCCCGTTACCATGCGAGGGATGTTGCAATCAAACGGGCGGAATATTACGGCTGTCCAGTGATTCTGGGCAGTGCGACGCCTTCCTTGGAATCATACGCCCGGGCTTCGAAAGGGGTCTATACATTATTGACATTATCCCATCGCGCCAAGCGACAGGCGATGCCGACTGTGACGGTCGTCGATATGCGGGAAGAGCTCAAGACCGGGAACCGCTCCATGTTCTCCGTCCCATTGGCGGAAGCGATCCGGCAACGCTTGGAAAGGCGCGAGCAGATCGTCCTGTTTTTAAATAAACGCGGGTTTTCGTCATTCGTCCTGTGCAGAGATTGCGGAACGGTGGTCGAATGCCCGAATTGCGATATTTCACTCACGTACCATCGGGCGCATGAACAGCTGAAATGCCATTATTGCGGCCATGAAGAACGGGTTCCGCTCCAATGTCCGCAATGTGAAAGCGAACATATCCGCTTCTTCGGGACGGGCACCCAGAAAGCGGAGGAGGAGATTGCGAAGCTGTTCCCCGAAGCCCGGGTTCTGCGGATGGATGTCGATACGACCCGGCAAAAGGGCTCCCACGAGAGATTGCTCCGGCAATTCAGTGAAGGGAAGGCGGATATTCTCCTTGGCACGCAGATGATCGCAAAAGGTCTTGATTTCCCGAGGATTACGCTCGTTGGTGTCCTGGCGGCTGATACAACGCTTCACTTGGCGGATTTCCGAGCGGCGGAAAAGACGTTTCAATTGATGACACAAGTGAGCGGGCGAGCAGGACGTCATGATTTGCCCGGTGAAGTGTTCATCCAGACGTATTCGCCTGAGCATTATGCGATCGATTTATCGAAAACGCAAAAATACGAGCCGTTTTACCAATTGGAAATGGCGGCAAGGAAACAGTACGGCTACCCGCCGTTCTATTACATCACCCTTGTGCAATTCAGCCATGAGGATGTATTGAAAGTGGCTGACTTTGCGGATAAAGGGGCGAGGTTCCTGCGGGATAATTTGTCGCCCGAAACGGTCATCATCGGTCCGACAGCTGCCGCAATCAGTCGGGTGAACAATAGATATCGCTATCAATGTTTGATAAAATACAAAAAAGAACCGAAGCTGATCGAAACCTTACAACAGCTCATCAGATATTACCGGACCGATTGGATCAAATCGGGGCTGACGATGACGGTCGACGTAGAACCGACCTCCATCTTCTGA
- the def gene encoding peptide deformylase — protein sequence MAILEIVKHPDPILQQKCEEVVKFDKKLGKLLDDMYETMVAADGIGLAAPQVGKAVRVAIVDMGEGQDVIEMVNPVVTAIGGSEIEVEGCLSFPGLYGEVERPFFVRVEAQERDGSLYEIEAEDYEARAILHEIDHLNGILFDSKIIRVVDPSEFEEDPADEEDGEGEVL from the coding sequence TTGGCAATCTTGGAAATTGTGAAACACCCTGATCCCATCCTTCAACAGAAATGTGAAGAGGTCGTGAAATTTGATAAAAAGCTGGGCAAGTTATTGGACGATATGTATGAAACGATGGTGGCAGCGGACGGAATCGGCTTGGCTGCGCCTCAAGTCGGCAAGGCGGTACGTGTGGCCATCGTCGATATGGGGGAAGGACAAGACGTCATCGAAATGGTGAACCCGGTCGTGACGGCTATCGGCGGATCCGAAATTGAAGTGGAAGGCTGCCTTAGTTTCCCGGGACTGTATGGAGAAGTGGAGCGCCCGTTTTTTGTGCGAGTGGAAGCGCAGGAGCGGGACGGCTCTCTCTATGAAATTGAAGCGGAAGACTATGAAGCGAGAGCGATCCTCCATGAAATCGATCACTTGAACGGTATTTTGTTTGATTCGAAAATCATCCGGGTCGTCGATCCTTCCGAATTCGAGGAGGATCCGGCTGATGAAGAGGACGGAGAGGGGGAAGTGCTTTGA
- the coaBC gene encoding bifunctional phosphopantothenoylcysteine decarboxylase/phosphopantothenate--cysteine ligase CoaBC, whose translation MLDNKKILLCVTGGIAVYKAVALVSKLSQAGADVRVMMTESAMEFVTPLSFQAMSRNDVYFDTFDEKDSQVIAHIDLADWADLVIVAPATANVIGKLANGIADNMVTTTLLATTAEVWIAPAMNVHMYENKAVVRNIARLHEDGYRFIEPSEGFLACGYVGKGRLEEPEKIVALVQERFQSKRAHLPLSGKKVVITAGPTRERIDPVRYVSNFSTGKMGYAMAEAAAALGADTVLISGPVGLPKPAGVRVIDIESAAEMFEAVKSEYDDAYMVVKSAAVADYRPKEIHPQKMKKQSGDSNIELERTVDILKTLGEMKADQLLVGFAAETQHAVEYGKGKLESKNLDYIIVNDVTDPDAGFGKDTNVVTLLSKNGLHQPFQAMPKKELATLLLETIIREESDTIHDR comes from the coding sequence ATGCTGGATAATAAAAAAATTCTTCTATGTGTGACGGGGGGGATCGCTGTCTACAAGGCGGTGGCGCTCGTCAGCAAACTGTCGCAGGCCGGAGCGGATGTGAGAGTGATGATGACCGAATCCGCAATGGAATTTGTGACGCCGCTTTCATTCCAGGCGATGTCCCGCAATGATGTCTATTTCGATACGTTTGATGAAAAGGATTCCCAAGTGATTGCCCATATCGATCTCGCGGATTGGGCTGATTTAGTCATCGTTGCGCCCGCTACAGCCAATGTCATCGGAAAGCTTGCAAACGGCATAGCGGATAATATGGTGACGACGACCTTGCTTGCGACGACCGCGGAAGTGTGGATTGCACCCGCGATGAATGTCCATATGTATGAAAATAAAGCAGTCGTCCGAAATATTGCCCGTCTTCATGAGGACGGATATCGGTTCATCGAGCCGTCGGAAGGATTCCTTGCTTGCGGTTATGTCGGAAAAGGCCGCTTGGAAGAGCCTGAGAAAATCGTGGCTCTCGTCCAGGAAAGATTCCAATCGAAGCGTGCCCACCTTCCGCTTTCCGGTAAAAAGGTGGTCATCACAGCGGGGCCGACCCGGGAACGGATCGACCCGGTCCGCTACGTATCCAACTTCTCCACCGGCAAGATGGGCTATGCGATGGCGGAAGCGGCGGCCGCACTTGGAGCCGATACGGTACTTATTTCCGGTCCGGTCGGTTTGCCGAAACCTGCGGGAGTGCGGGTGATTGACATAGAGAGCGCCGCGGAGATGTTCGAGGCGGTGAAATCGGAATACGATGACGCTTATATGGTCGTCAAATCAGCGGCCGTTGCGGATTATCGTCCGAAAGAAATCCATCCCCAGAAAATGAAAAAGCAATCGGGTGATTCGAATATCGAGTTGGAACGCACAGTCGATATTTTAAAAACGCTCGGTGAAATGAAAGCGGATCAGCTGTTGGTCGGCTTTGCGGCAGAAACCCAGCACGCGGTGGAGTACGGGAAAGGAAAACTGGAAAGCAAGAACTTGGATTATATCATCGTCAACGATGTGACGGATCCCGATGCCGGATTCGGAAAAGATACGAACGTCGTCACTCTCCTATCCAAGAACGGTCTGCATCAGCCATTCCAGGCGATGCCGAAAAAAGAACTGGCCACGCTGTTACTTGAAACGATCATACGGGAAGAAAGTGATACAATCCATGATCGCTGA
- the gmk gene encoding guanylate kinase, which produces MYKKRGLLIVLSGPSGVGKGTVRKELFTQPDTNYEYSISMTTRSPREGEVDGVDYFFKSRDEFEKLIEEGKLLEYAEYVGNYYGTPLDYVNETLDAGRDVFLEIEVVGAAQVRSKVPDGLFIFLAPPSLSELETRLIGRGTEETDVIASRVAKAREELEMMNLYDYVVENDEVSKACDRINAIVIAEHCRRERVEKRYLHMLEVEKQC; this is translated from the coding sequence ATGTATAAAAAACGAGGGCTGTTAATTGTCCTATCGGGACCTTCCGGCGTTGGTAAAGGGACGGTCCGGAAAGAGCTTTTTACACAACCTGATACGAACTACGAATACTCCATCTCGATGACGACAAGGAGCCCCCGTGAAGGCGAAGTGGACGGCGTGGATTATTTCTTTAAATCACGCGATGAATTCGAGAAATTGATCGAAGAAGGAAAGCTGCTGGAGTATGCCGAGTATGTCGGGAATTATTACGGCACCCCGCTCGATTATGTCAATGAAACACTCGATGCCGGAAGGGATGTCTTTTTGGAGATCGAAGTGGTCGGGGCTGCCCAAGTACGCTCCAAAGTGCCAGATGGTCTATTCATCTTCCTGGCGCCGCCAAGCCTGTCCGAGCTCGAGACGCGTCTGATCGGCAGAGGGACCGAAGAGACGGATGTCATCGCGTCCCGTGTCGCGAAAGCTAGAGAAGAGCTCGAAATGATGAATCTATACGATTATGTCGTGGAAAATGACGAAGTGTCGAAAGCGTGCGATCGCATCAATGCCATTGTCATCGCGGAACATTGCCGCCGGGAACGCGTCGAGAAACGTTATTTACATATGTTGGAGGTTGAAAAACAATGTTGA
- a CDS encoding Rqc2 family fibronectin-binding protein, with amino-acid sequence MAFDGLFTKAMAGELQVLKNGRISKVHQPNTQEIVLLIRADGQNHKLLISIHPSYSRIQLTDEVISNPAEPPMFCMVLRKHLEGGMIRSIEQFGNDRIIAFDIRAKNEIGDDINRKLVIEIMGRHSNLLLVDPDRDLIIDSLKHLPPSVNSYRTVLPGQPYIPAPSQDKADPFAVSKEEFLSWLPKFENARDIVGALAGFSPITAEELLFRLNAAADRDKYEVFTEFLASFTNQSGSPNISEIGAKTVFSAVALTYADRTVAEFQTLGDLLDKVYFARAERERVKSQAADLERWLDNEIAKLTLKMKKLQKEQDAAGQLDKFQLFGELLTANSYAVQKGATEATVDNYYEEGTTVTIPLDPRKSPIDNAQRYYARYTKAKTALVMIAEQLEKAKEDIDYFEMVKQQVLQASPEDIEEIREELAELGFMRARRLKKKAKPKKTAPEAYVSSTGIPISVGKNNKQNDHVTFKLAARDHLWLHTKDIPGSHVVVHTSEPDEQTIQEAAILAAYFSKARESSSVPVDYTQIRHVKKPSGAKPGFVIYFEQNTMFVTPDEDVVRRLKK; translated from the coding sequence ATGGCATTTGATGGTTTATTCACAAAAGCGATGGCCGGGGAACTGCAGGTGCTGAAAAACGGCCGCATTTCCAAAGTCCATCAACCGAACACGCAAGAAATTGTCCTTCTTATCCGCGCCGATGGGCAGAATCATAAGCTCCTGATTTCGATCCACCCTTCCTATTCCCGTATCCAATTGACTGACGAAGTCATCTCCAATCCAGCCGAACCGCCGATGTTCTGCATGGTGCTGCGCAAACATCTGGAAGGCGGGATGATCCGCTCGATCGAACAATTCGGGAACGACCGCATCATTGCGTTTGATATCCGGGCTAAAAATGAAATCGGAGACGATATCAATCGGAAACTCGTCATCGAAATCATGGGGCGGCATAGCAATCTCCTGTTGGTCGATCCGGACCGCGATTTGATCATTGACAGTTTGAAGCATCTGCCGCCATCCGTAAATAGCTACCGGACTGTATTGCCCGGGCAGCCTTACATCCCAGCGCCGTCCCAGGACAAGGCGGATCCGTTTGCTGTCTCAAAGGAAGAATTCCTATCCTGGCTTCCGAAATTCGAAAACGCTCGGGATATTGTCGGCGCTTTGGCGGGGTTCTCCCCGATCACCGCGGAAGAATTGCTTTTCCGTCTGAATGCGGCTGCAGACAGAGATAAATATGAGGTGTTCACAGAATTTCTGGCATCGTTCACCAATCAATCCGGCTCGCCGAATATTTCAGAAATCGGAGCTAAAACAGTCTTTTCTGCCGTAGCGCTCACCTATGCTGACCGGACCGTCGCGGAATTCCAGACGCTCGGTGATCTGCTCGACAAAGTGTATTTCGCCAGGGCGGAAAGAGAACGGGTGAAATCGCAGGCCGCCGATCTGGAACGCTGGCTCGATAATGAAATCGCGAAATTGACCCTGAAGATGAAAAAGCTTCAGAAAGAACAAGATGCGGCGGGCCAACTGGACAAATTCCAGCTATTCGGCGAATTGTTGACAGCCAATAGCTACGCCGTCCAAAAAGGGGCGACGGAAGCGACAGTCGATAATTACTACGAGGAAGGGACGACGGTCACCATTCCGCTCGATCCAAGAAAATCTCCGATTGACAATGCACAGCGCTATTATGCCCGCTATACGAAAGCGAAGACGGCATTGGTCATGATTGCCGAGCAATTGGAAAAGGCGAAGGAAGACATCGATTACTTCGAAATGGTCAAACAGCAAGTATTGCAAGCATCCCCAGAAGACATCGAAGAAATACGTGAAGAGCTGGCGGAACTTGGATTCATGCGGGCCCGCAGGTTGAAAAAGAAGGCCAAACCGAAAAAAACGGCTCCGGAAGCCTATGTGTCTTCAACCGGTATTCCGATTTCCGTCGGGAAGAACAATAAGCAAAATGATCATGTGACGTTCAAATTGGCGGCACGGGACCATCTCTGGCTCCATACGAAGGATATTCCCGGATCTCATGTTGTTGTCCATACTAGCGAACCGGATGAACAAACGATCCAGGAAGCCGCGATATTAGCCGCCTATTTCAGCAAAGCCCGGGAATCCTCCTCGGTACCCGTCGACTATACACAGATCCGGCACGTCAAAAAGCCGAGCGGGGCGAAGCCGGGGTTTGTCATTTATTTTGAACAAAATACGATGTTTGTGACGCCTGATGAGGATGTCGTGCGAAGGTTGAAGAAGTGA
- the rpoZ gene encoding DNA-directed RNA polymerase subunit omega, producing MLNPSVDSLKDKIDSKYTLVTLAAKRAREMQEEGNKLLHSYQSKKNVGKALEEVAAGVLKKQKQDDSIVYEDEI from the coding sequence ATGTTGAATCCATCGGTCGATTCTCTGAAAGATAAAATCGATTCCAAGTATACGCTCGTCACGCTCGCAGCGAAGCGCGCGCGTGAAATGCAGGAGGAAGGCAACAAGCTGCTCCATTCGTACCAATCCAAAAAGAACGTGGGCAAGGCGTTGGAGGAAGTGGCTGCGGGCGTTTTGAAAAAACAGAAGCAGGATGATTCCATCGTCTATGAAGACGAAATCTGA